The genome window aaataaaaagtgTCGGCAAAGacgtggagaaattagaaccttcATATGTTGCTAGTGGTGTAAAATGctacagccactgtgaaaaacaatttggtgattcctcaaaaagctaaacgtagaattactatatgacccagcagcCCCTCTCCTAAGTACATACCCCCCAAAATTGAAACACATTGAAACAGGTGTTCAAACAAAACTttcacatgaatgttcatagcagtactaTTCATAATGctcaaaaggtggaaacaatccaaatgtctgtCAACTATAAATggattaacaaaataataaaactattccattaacaaaaatggaaaacaatagaatattattcggccataaaaagtaatgaaataactgacacatgctacaacatgggtgaggCTTAAAAACATTAGGGGAGCActgttgctcacgcctgtaatcccagcactttgggaggccagggcgggtggatcacgaggtcaagagatcgagaccatcctgaccaacatggtgaaaccccgtctctactaaaaatacaaaaattagctgggcgttgtggcgcacgcctgttgttccagctactcaggaggatgaggcaggagaattgcttgaacccaggagacggaggttgcagtgagctgagatggcgccactgcactccagcctggtgacacagcaagactccgtctcaaaacaaaaaaacaaacaaaccccacatATTTACACAAATTATCCAAAATTGGCAatatagagacagaaactagatTAGTGGCTGTTTAAGGCTGGGAGGATAGGCGGTGGTGGCTAACGGATACGGACTTCTCTTTATgttgatgaaaacattttaaagttgacTGGGGTGATATTTGCACATACCTGTGAATATACTGAAATACATTGACTTGTACATTTTAATGGGTGAATTGGCTGATAcgcaaattatatttcaataaagccttttttaaaagaatccacTTCGATGACACTTGAAAGTGTCATGCAGGCAGCATGGGGTTGGTTGCCAGGCATCAGAATATTACTCTtaagactttattattattattttattatttttggaggcagagtctcattctgtcgcccaggctgcagcacagtagcacgatcctggctcactgcaacctccacctcagcctcctgagtagctgggattacagacatgcaccaccacgactggctaatttttgtacttttagtagagatggggtttcaccctgttgcccaggctggtcccgaactgcCGAGATCAggcaatccccccaccttggcctcccagtgtgctaggattacaggtgtgagccaccgtgcccagccttatttctaAATACACACATGAACTATCAGAGTCActaataaatcattctacttaagaagagagagagagccaggcatggtggctcacgcctgtaatcccagcactttgggaggctggggcaggtggattgcctgaggtcgggagtttgggggtagcctgaccaacgtggagaaaccccatctctactgaaaatataaaactagctgggtgtggtggcgcatgcctgtaatcccagctactcgagaggctgaggcaagagaattgcttgaacccgggaggcagaggctgcggtgagccaagatcgggccactgcactccagcctggcaacaagagtgaaactccgtctcaaaaaaaaaaagacgagagagagagagatcagacgggaagggaaggaggaaggaaggaaatgaggaggGCAGACAGGATACAGCCAAAGAATGCCTAGACTCGTGCTTCAGCAGAAGCTGCCAGAAAGGCAGGAGTTCTCCAGGTGGATTTGAACCCTACAGTGGCCAAGGGGCAGCCTGGAATGATCCCTAGTGGTGATCCCCTAACACAGCTACAACTGCAAATCTCAACAGGCTGTACCCTCCATCCTTAGACGTTTTAAGGAAAGGAGCTACTTAAATCTCCTAACTAATCTGTGATTATAAACTGACTCTTTCAAATCACAGATTATAAACTGTgttctttcaaatatctcttccaAACCCCCTCATAGTAGAGAAAATCAACATCCAGTCCCAAGATCTCGAGGTGTAACTGAAGCAGCCATATTTGGGCATGAAAACGTGTTTGAAATCTCCTGCTTTGCCTTTAAATTCATGCACTCTTGCTAATGTTCCATTCTTGATGTAGTTGCAAGGGCACGTTCACTTTGTAAAAGTCCATCCATAACAGGcatttgtacaccaatgttcacagcagcattattcccagtcaccaaaaggtgaaaacaacccacATGTCTACCAGGGGAGGAGGAGATAAacaaatgtggtctatccatacagtGGGATATTATTCAGGCTCAAAAAGCAAGGACATTCTGACGCAGGTTACAACATGAAAAAACCCGGAAGCCATGCTAAGTAAAACGAGCCAGACAcgaaaagacaaatatcacatattccaATTACATTAAGTACCTAGAGTTCAGTCATactcacagagacagaaagtagaatgggggCTGCCAGGGATTGGTGGGAGGGGGCGATGGGAGTTAGTGTTCAATGGGcacagagtttctgttttggaAGATGCAAAAGTACCAGAGATGGCTGATGGTGATGGTAGCACAGCAGTGTCAACATACTtaacgccactgcactgtacacttgaaaatagTTAAGACGGTgagttttatgttatttatattttaccacaataaacaCAAAAGCAACCCAAAAAGCCTATATGGGTATATACTTAGGATCAGTGTGATTTTACTGATATGCTATTCTTGGGGTGGGTGAAAGCATCTTTGGAAATACGCTTttccggccgggtgtggtggctcacgcctgtcatcccagcactttgggaggccgagacgggcggatcacgaggtcaggagatcgagaccatcctggctaacacggtgaaaccccgtctctactaaaaatacaaaaaattagccgggcatggtggcgggcgcctgtggtcccagctactcaagaggctgaggcaggagaatggtgtgaacccgggaggtggagcttgcagtgagccaagatcgtgccactgcactccagcttgggagacagagcaagactctgcctcaaaaaagaaaaaaaaaatgcttttcccTGGGTATCATGGTggacgcctgcaatcccagctactcgggaggctgaggcaggagaatctcttgaacctggaaggtggaggttgcagtgagccgagatcgcaccactgcactccagcctgggtgacagagtgagactctgtgtcaaaaaaaaaaaaaaaagaaaaagaaaagaaatgtgcttttctcaattttatatttgtaattgttttagaAAGATATTTAGAAAAGTATCTTTTTCACTACATTTTTGAGTCATGCAGGCACCCTGAAGAGCTGTACTGTGTTTACCTTGGTACCCCAATGGTATATCAGGACAAGACTGGGGGCACAAGAAGTTCATGGATCCAAGTTCCAGAAAGATATTATAAAGAAACTGCAAATCAAGTTGTTCACAAGTCATTACCATAAGTTATCTTGTCATAAGTGTATGTTTTATAGGCAAGCGGCATCATTTTTGTAGAAGATATCCTCGGCACTTTGCTGGCAACACATCAAGGAGGATATGTCTGTTGCCACAGGACATCCAGAGGGCCAGCTGTGTCTGCCTGTCTGACATGGATTGTAGgaatgaaaaaactaaaaagaaaacatcGCTCTTTGCTTGGAAgactataattaaatataatacttAAGGTATCCCAAGTGAATGGATCAAAAGCCCTGGACAAGAAGAACCTACTAAGTGTGTTCCTAACCACACCCTCAGCATCTGCTTAGTTCTTGTTCTCATCTGCCACACACGCTACTTGTCTGGTAATATTGTTACTGCCACAGGAAGTGCAAAAGATTTGTTAAAACTCTGGACAGAAATCTGAACTGAACAGTCCCCATCATCCTTTATCATCATCAATCAAGTGGCTATTCTTTCttagtttgtttttgagacggggtcccactctgttgcccagactggagtacactacagccttgacctcctcatCATCCTTCATCATCATCAATCAAGTGGCTATTCTTCCttagtttgtttttgagacagggtcccactctgctgcccagactggagtacactacaaccttgacctcctgggctaaagcaatcttcctgcctcagcctcccgagtagctgggactataccacgcctggctaatttttttttctttttttgtagagacggggtctccctatgttgccagcTATTCTGAAAAGGTGCCTAGAGACGTCCCTGACGCTGGTCACGGAAGAAGGGCTGCCAACACGCTCGGCTAAGATGTGTTCCCTGCTGAGCAAGTGCTGTGTTGAACAGCAGTGGGTGCATGTGTGGAATGACTCAGGTGAGAGATTTCTGATGTCTTGCTTCAACTTACACAGGACTGAAGACTTAAGAGACTCAGCTGTGTGTTGCTCTGGCTGCATCTCTGTGAATGTCTGGTTGGCCCTTCCTTTTCTAGCCTGCAACTGCTATTCCCTGCTATTCTGTGAGCCTAGAGCAGGCCACTTCATCTGAGGCCTCATGGACCACCCAGGGTGTGAATGCCATGCAGACCGACCACAAAAGCCTTTCTCCAGGAGGAAATGGATGGTGACAGTAACAAGCTGCTCATTTAAAGCCAGGCAGCCCCTGGGAACAGGAAATCATATCTCCTTGCTGTGGATTGAATACGTGTCCCTCcaaaaaaattcatgttgaaatttaatccccaatgtggcagttttgagaggtggggcctttaagaggtggttGAGTCATGAGTGCTCTGCCCTCATAAACTGATGAATCCATTCATCAATTAATAGATGAATGGGTTATCAACAGAAGGGAATTGGTGGCTttacaagaggaagagagacttgAGCTAGCATGTTACCATGCTCAGCCCCCTCACGATGTGATGTCCTGCATCACCTTGGGATTATGccaagtccccaccagcaagaaggccctcaccagatacagcTCCTGGactttggacttctcagtctccataactgtaagaactAAATTCCTTTTGTTTAATAAACTACCaggtttcaggtattctgttataagcaacagaaaatggactaaaataCCTCCTAAGGCTCCCCaaactttaaaatgaaggaaGCAGTCATGCTTGTGCAACTGCAGCTGCTGGTGTGGAATCACCTAGAAATTCTTCCTCCATGAAGACAGCCTATTAGCTAAGGAAAAAGAATCTATGACCGTCAGAAGGCAGGGTGGTTTAAGGTTAATGTCTTGCCACTTTGCAGTTCCTCCAGTTGAATGGAATTGGGTTGACCAGTTTCTCTGCCTCTAACTGGTTATTTTATGGAAGGTCGGTTCATTCCCTATTTCAAAGCAACAAGCATAACAGCAGAACATCTAGGAATCCTGTGAAAAGGGAATTCTTTTTCCCACATGACCTGCCAAGAAAGGAGAATTCCAACTCACGAGTCTTATTAACAAGGGGGAGAAATTTCTCCATCACTgcatttcaaaagcaaataaacataAGTAATGAAAATGCTAAAAGCAGAAGGCTCTggtgttgtattagtctgttctcatgctgctaataaagacatacctgagactgggtactttgtaaaggaaggaggtttaatggactcacaatgccacatggctggggaggcctcacaatcatggcagaggacaaaggaagagcaaaggcacatcttacacggtggcaggcaagagagcatgtgcagggggactcctatttataaaaccatcatatctcatgagattTACTCACTACCACAGGAACAACTGGGGAAAGATctatccccatgattcaataccTTTCATCGGGTCcttcctacaacacatgggaattatggcagctacaattcaagatgagatttgggtggggacacagccaagccatatcaggtGTTACATATCTTCATTGGTCAAATGCAGAATAAAGTTGTGCATAAACTAACGATTTCAATGGGAAGCCTACATACCCCCACTTCTCTGTCATAGGATTTGAGGGCTTCAGCATGAAGGTACCAGCTGTCAGAGTACTCAGGTGACGCTCAAAGAAGGGAGATTGTCCTCTACCAGATTTCTTTCTGGGGCCTTTGTTTCTTCCAGGAATCCCAGCAACAGTCAATTCACTCATCCTATTTTTATACCTTGGAGTCAAATAATGAGGAAGTATACTGCTCTCCAGTTCAGAAAGGGCAGCTCTGAGCTCTTACAGTTTTGCAATGAGCTAGGAAACAAACCCTGGCTTCCTGACTTCGCAGTTCATTTATCTCAAGCACCAAATGTCCAATTACTAAATATTTACACAGGGATTTCTGACAGCAGGTGTATAGGAAGTGATAAGTCCAGGATGAAGCCTGAGCCAAGAAGAACTCTTCAGAGAGCAGCTGAGAGTCCATGAGTAACCTGGAGAACCAGAACCACCAAAGCCCAGCCatgaggaggctggggaggctggGTTAGACCCTGGCTCCCTGGGTCACCAGCTGTGCCCTCTGGACAGCTTATCTGTTTACCCATTTCCTCAGCTgagaaatgaatttgaaaataccCACCTAACTCTTTAGTGGGAccttgtgagaatcaaatgacaTCGTGGATAGAAAAGTGCTTTGAAAGGAATAACATACAATAGGAATGTAACAAGTTACACAAATCAACAGAACTCAGATCGACtataaaaaaagacattttgggGAAAATTGGGAAATGTTTAAATATAGACTGCTAGCTGGCATTAGATGAtaccaaatagtttttttttttagttttcttaggTCTAAAGATAACATCATAGTTATTTAATATCTTTAGAAATCACACTAAAATACGTAGCAACGAAATGACATGATGTATGGGATTTGCTTTAAACTACTTCAATGACAGAGAAAGGGACAGATGACATACATGTGGCAAAATCGCTGTTGAAACTCAGTAAGAAGCTTATGAGGCATCATTACACCCTTCTCTCTACCTTTCTGCATACTTGAAATTTTTTTcgaataaaaagtaaacaatgtAGTGTTTTCTGGGACTCAACACCTTCGCTGATGGTCATGTCCAGAGCACAGAAAATCTGTTTCCTTCACAAAGCCCTTCCACACTGGCCATCTAGAGGTCAAAGGACAAGGACTTGGGAAGAGGCCAGGAGAGGCCAGGCAAGGAGCCcagttggaaagaaaataaatagaagcatCTTTGCAGAATCTCCTATCTGTGATGCTTAAAATGTCAGCCAATGTGTGATGTCAAGTACATGTTTCCTTTTCAGACCTGAGTTTCATACTCAATTTTGTCACTCAATGCCGAAGTGACCTTAGACTAAGTCACTTTCTAACACAAACTTACAGGGAAGCAAatgcacgtgcatgcacacacatatacatacacacacatgcatacatatgcactcatacacacaagtgcacacacgCATGCAAACTCATACCTATGcaaacatgcacacaaacaccaatacacatacacacacatacaggtgtgcacacacatgcatacaggaatgcatatgcacacacataaacatgcaaacatacacacaggaatacacacgtgcgcacacacacacatgcaaacatgcacacaaacatgcacacaaataCGCATACAAGTGTGCACACAGGAACACataagcacacacatgcacatacacacacctgcacacacatatacacccatGTGTGCACATAAACACGCACCAGTGcccatatatacacaaacacacgtgtgggcacacacgcacacacatacatgtgcgcacacatacacgtgcacacatgcatacacaaacGTGcccgcgcacacacacacacatatacacacacacacagattagtGACTCAATTTTCTTGGGGAGAGCACTGGTAGCCACCAGGGACCCATGAGGCGCATGCATTTTGTCATGGGTCTGATGGCCATTCCAGGGCAGATGTTAGGGACCAGGAAGAGGAATGGGACAAAGGTGAGGAGAGAGATTAAAAATTTAGTCAAGTTAGGATGCAGTGAGTCAGTCACTTACCTGGGAGCTGCCCAGGGAAATGAACTCTTCCTCTTCCATCCTAAACCCCACCCCTGACCATTAAGTACACGATACACCATCAATAACTAATTCATTCCACCAAAGATGACAAATGGTGTTTTGGGGTTCCAGGACAGACAGGCTAGCGGTGGTGTAGGGGAGGGACCTGGAGTAAGAGGTACGGTTTCAGTCCCCACACTGACTAACCCAGTGGCCCTGAGTCTCATCGTTTTTCTTCCTctgggagtaaaaaaaaaaaaaaaaagtactggttTTGAGATCTCCGCAGTTTCAAGATCTTAGGGACGAAACTAACTTGGAGCATGTTTCTGTCATGCACATCTCCCCCCTCATCAGGGCTTGGAGTTTCCTAACCATATAGAGTAGTTCAGCCCCCTCCCTCGCCGAGTTCTGCGGTGTTCTCTTCCTCTCACCCTAGCTCCGCCCCGCACTCCTGCAGTTTTTTGATGGGTCTTAGCCCGGGCACGAAGAGGAGGGAACCTCGCTTGTTTCTCCCAATCATCTCTATTCCAGCGCTGATTCCTGGGACACTTCAGGCAGGCAGCTATACCTGGAAGGCTTCCAGATCTGGGTTGGTGAGAAGCGACGCGGTGGGCAAAGCTCCTGCGTAAAAGTTGTAGGCACTGGGGACCGCGGAACCAACGGCGCAAGATTAGGATCAGCTGTAGCCGTGGGTTCGCTCGTGCCCGTTCTTTCCAACTCCAGGGCTTCTCGGTATGAGGCGGGAAAGGGTCCCTGGTCCCCGGAGAGCCAGGGAGACTTGGGAGTGCATACCTGGCGTGCCGAGCGCGCCTCTGCTCCCGCAGGACTCAGGGCGCTCCCGCGCTCCCAACAGCCTTTCGGGCAGGCTGGGGGTTGAACCGGGTTCAGGTAGTGGGCGCTACAGCTCCCGGGCGCAGCCCCCGTGTTCCCGCCCCTACTCCGTCCCAGCCCAGCACGCTCTACATCCCCAAAACCACAGCCCCGAGGGCACCCACTGTCCCACGCCCCGTCGCCCCGCGTGCCCAACTCCTCAAAGCCAGAACTCGGAAGACGCTGTCCCTGGAGCCACGCTTCACTCTCCAAGACGCCCAACACGCACCGAGACTCGACTGGCTGTGTCCCGCCTGACTACGGGCTCTCGGGACGATCAAGGGATCCAGCGCCTCACTCCCCGGGCGCGCCAGCAGCCGCGCCGCACCCGGCCCAGACGAGGTGGAGCTGGGCGGGGCCGCCCGGGGCCGCAGGAGGACCCTTTAGCCTGCACGTCCTCTCATTgctccccacaagaagtcttcgGGAACCGCCAGGCACTTTCGAGAGGCAGCCCCGCGCAGGGCGAAGCCTGGAGACCCCACAGGGACGCTCCCGCTTTCTCGCGAACCGCTTCGGGGAGGGGGTGGCGCGGGAAGCGCTCTTACTTGGTTTCAGGGATCCGCAGTGGCCCGGCTGGGACCGCGCTCTCCACGGTGGTCTCCCTCTGCTTCAGCCGCCACGGAGCCCCTTTCCCCAGCAGAGGAAGCGGCTGAGGTCTTCGATGGCTGGAGAAAGCAAGCACCAACTGCAGGTAGCCGCGCGCAGGAGTCGCGCGTTTACTCTTTTCCCCCTTACTTTTAACCAGAGGAGGATGGCAAACCCCTCCCCGGACCCACCTCCTTCCCCGAAGGCGGCTGCCGCTGAAGGCCCGGCCTCCAGCCTCTTTTGTTGTAATTCGAGAGCGGCCCCTCCCAGCGCCAGAGGGAGCTCCGCGGGGGAGGCCAAGGCCTGCGGGGCAGCCCTTCCCAGGCTCCTCGCGCCCGGGTTTCCGGAGCCTGAGAAGCCGGGAAGGGGGCCTTTCCTCGGGAGATTCCTCTACCCCTTCCCCCACGCAGCGCTCCCAGAATTTAACCCTTCGATGCCCTTATCCAGCAGCCTTAGGGCCCGTGCCTTGTTCACCTCCTATCCCGAAAACCCTGGCCctccctggcacatagtacacGCTCAATTAAAGCTGCCGAATTAAAGTGTTGAGAAACTTGCATCCATCTCGCCTGGGTTTCACCTCCCTTTTCCTGTAGGGGGAAAACCGATCCTGAACGAGTAAACAAACAGCCCCCTTTCGGCCAGCAGATCACATCTATGGGCTTGGCCAAGCCTCTCCTCCGAGgactaattttcttctttgtaaattcAACGCTTTGGATTCCGTGACCTCTGGAGTCCTTCCTGGAATGGCAGGGCTGGGATTAACAAGCCCTGTGCTTGGGGACTGAACAGGATACAGCTAACGGGGGGCCATTGTGCAGAAGGacctcctgtgcctggctctgaGACTCCTGGGTGGGGGATGGGCATGCTGGGAGAGCCCTCTGCACAGAGAGGGCTCCTTAAGCAACACCAGGGCTTTGCCAGGCCCAAGGAGGCAGCTAACTGCAAAACAAGGGACCCCTGTGCCGAAGCGGACTGTCACCTGAAAGGCAGCTCCTTTCTCAGTCCTCTCTTACTCCACCCCCTGACTAGACAagaccctcccaaatctcacctcCAGCCCAGGCTTCTCTCCTAAGCCACGGATATTTAAATCCATTGGCCCCAGAGGGACTTTCACCTGGACATTCCCATGGTCATAGCTAACCAGGCAGGCCCCAAACCTTGACCCCTGTGAGCTCTCCCAGGCTCTCCCGTTGCCTCCTACTTACCCTCCCCACTGATTAGTCCCTGGCTCTGGTGGgcagtagaaggaaagaaagagtcaGAGGAAGGGGGTGTAGTTAtcaaaggcagggggagggatctTTGTGGTGGTGGAATTGTTCAGTATCTTGAGATACAGAAAACCACACAGGTGATAAAATTGTATAGAACTTAATACACCAAATAAAATttcagcctgtagtcccagctactcgggaggctgagacaggagaatggcgtgaacccgggaggcggagcttgcagtgagccgagatcgcgccactgcactccagcctgggcggtgagcaagactccatctcaaaaaaaaaaaaataaataaaaaattaaaaaataaatcctccGTGGCTCCAGGGTCCTCAAAATGTAATCTGAATCCCTTGATTAAGCTGACAGGGCCTCTGGGGCATTTCCAGCCTGCCCATCTCTGAACCCCATCTCACCTCTCCCCCTGGGCCTTACTTTCTGTGCTCCTATAAGCCTTCTATTtcacaccccagggcctttgaACATGACATTCCCTTGTCTTCTCTGTACAGTAATGCCTGGTTATTGAGCTTTCACTCAGCTGTCACACCCTACACAGTGCCTGGATATACCAGATGCTCAATAAACGCTAGTGAAACTGGGCTTTCCGCTTTCCCCATCTCCCATCCTTCCACTTCTAGTCCTACGCCCTCCTGCTAAAGCATTCACCAATAAGGTAGAAAATGAAAGGAGACCAACTTTGTAAATAATCTTTGTCTGttacaaagaaaagcaaacttcttttgaaatattcagaaaagatgtaaaaatataaGGAAGAAATTGTCACTCTGGTGTCTTATCACCCATAAATACGCTACTGTTTGGG of Macaca fascicularis isolate 582-1 chromosome 8, T2T-MFA8v1.1 contains these proteins:
- the LOC135964695 gene encoding uncharacterized protein produces the protein MRRERVPGPRRARETWECIPGVPSAPLLPQDSGRSRAPNSLSGRLGVEPGSGSGRYSSRAQPPCSRPYSVPAQHALHPQNHSPEGTHCPTPRRPACPTPQSQNSEDAVPGATLHSPRRPTRTETRLAVSRLTTGSRDDQGIQRLTPRARQQPRRTRPRRGGAGRGRPGPQEDPLACTSSHCSPQEVFGNRQALSRGSPAQGEAWRPHRDAPAFSRTASGRGWRGKRSYLVSGIRSGPAGTALSTVVSLCFSRHGAPFPSRGSG